A window from Plasmodium cynomolgi strain B DNA, chromosome 7, whole genome shotgun sequence encodes these proteins:
- a CDS encoding hypothetical protein (putative), giving the protein MSDFVKVDLVHNLYKNKKWKEIKLNKFESIENVKKKIYTHTGTLHNNMELYAYDELNIDNSQVHLRNDHLCLNDYHVKDNYTIYIQDKDNAAPNDIIYHIDDAEKLNQLKHFKYEMKEEDYDKRQDTFRNFIKKLRARGGGASQGEAPNGEIHLNGESHHNGEIHPNGEDPLHNPPYDEQTYQIGNRCRIKIGDRRGVLKFVGKLKKGNEIFVGVDLDEPLGNSDGTYQKKFLFECKGTKYGYLGNINSIEVGDFPPFDIMDLDEF; this is encoded by the coding sequence ATGAGCGACTTCGTGAAGGTCGACCTGGTACACAACCTGTacaagaacaaaaaatggaaagaaataaaactgAACAAATTCGAAAGCatagaaaatgtgaagaagaaaatatacacacacacgggCACCCTCCACAACAACATGGAACTCTATGCATATGACGAGCTAAACATAGACAACAGTCAAGTCCACCTGCGTAACGATCACTTATGCCTTAACGATTACCATGTGAAGGATAACTACACCATCTACATACAAGATAAAGACAATGCCGCCCCCAACGACATCATTTATCACATAGATGATGCTGAGAAACTAAACCAACTGAAACACTTCAAATACGAAATGAAGGAAGAGGACTATGACAAGCGGCAGGACACGTTTcgaaattttataaaaaagttgaGGGCGCGTGGGGGAGGGGCTTCCCAAGGGGAGgctccaaatggggagatCCACCTCAATGGGGAAAGCCACCACAACGGGGAGATccacccaaatggggaagaccCCCTGCACAACCCCCCCTACGATGAACAAACCTACCAAATTGGAAACAGGTGCAGAATAAAAATAGGAGACCGCAGAGgcgttttaaaatttgtaggaaaattaaaaaagggaaacgaaATTTTTGTTGGCGTCGATTTAGACGAACCTTTGGGGAACTCCGACGGCACATACCAAAAGAAGTTCTTGTTCGAATGTAAGGGAACCAAATATGGGTATCTTGGAAATATTAACTCTATCGAGGTGGGAgactttccccctttcgacATCATGGATTTAGACGAATTTTAA